From a region of the Flavobacteriales bacterium genome:
- a CDS encoding nucleoside-diphosphate kinase yields the protein MTTNRTFTMIKPDGVENGHIGNILQKIVEGGFKIVAMKYTQLSTEKAGAFYEVHKERPFYNDLVSYMSSGPIVAVILEKENAIEDFRTLIGATNPADAAEGTIRNLYATSIEANAVHGSDSDENAAIEGNFHFSTEEIF from the coding sequence ATGACAACTAACAGAACTTTTACAATGATCAAACCTGACGGTGTTGAAAATGGTCATATTGGAAATATATTACAAAAAATTGTTGAAGGCGGATTTAAGATCGTGGCAATGAAATACACGCAACTTTCTACTGAAAAAGCTGGAGCATTTTACGAAGTACATAAAGAGAGACCTTTCTATAATGATTTAGTATCATATATGTCTTCTGGTCCTATCGTTGCAGTTATTCTTGAAAAAGAAAATGCAATTGAAGATTTCAGAACTTTAATTGGTGCTACTAACCCAGCAGATGCTGCAGAAGGTACAATCAGAAACTTATATGCTACTTCAATTGAGGCTAATGCGGTACATGGATCTGATAGTGATGAAAACGCTGCAATCGAAGGAAACTTCCATTTCTCCACTGAAGAGATATTTTAA